From a region of the Leptospira kmetyi serovar Malaysia str. Bejo-Iso9 genome:
- a CDS encoding epoxide hydrolase family protein, with protein MGKKNSVSEFTVHIPDEEIEDLKDRLKRTRWVTSIETSNWADGTDSDYLRDLMRYWATDYDWRSREKQINKLDHYIAEIEDTKIHFIHTKGKGKNPIPLLLMQGWPSSFIQMSDIIPLLTEFQNDSILTFDVVAVSLPGYLFSEIPTRHGMSFTRIADLVHKLMTEELGYARYAARGSDQGALVQQQLGLKYPNQILGLHRTGITPFLFPLPNDLSEEEVEYQQKVASWAKLETSYASLQGLRPETLTPALADSPVGLASWIIEKFQRWGDCNGDLDKHFGRDKLLDNLSLHWFGGAGAASIRLYREVGRNPGLSGKVNLPTAIIMPLRDGITVPAPRRWAERFYDVRRWTVMERGGHFSEWEIPQEVAEDVRDFFTSIKV; from the coding sequence TTGGGCAAAAAGAATTCCGTTTCCGAATTCACGGTTCATATTCCGGACGAGGAGATCGAAGACCTTAAGGATCGGTTAAAACGAACACGATGGGTTACGTCGATCGAAACATCAAACTGGGCCGATGGAACCGATTCGGATTATCTTCGCGATCTGATGCGATATTGGGCGACCGACTACGATTGGCGTTCCCGTGAGAAACAAATCAACAAACTCGATCACTATATCGCCGAGATCGAAGACACAAAAATTCATTTTATTCATACGAAAGGAAAAGGAAAAAATCCGATTCCTCTTTTATTGATGCAGGGATGGCCGAGCAGTTTTATCCAGATGTCGGATATCATTCCGCTTCTTACCGAATTTCAAAACGATTCCATTCTTACCTTTGACGTTGTGGCCGTTTCTTTACCCGGTTATTTATTTTCGGAGATTCCAACGCGACACGGAATGAGTTTTACGCGGATCGCGGACTTGGTTCACAAGTTGATGACGGAAGAATTGGGTTATGCGCGATACGCTGCGCGAGGTTCCGATCAAGGGGCTCTTGTGCAACAACAGTTGGGACTCAAATATCCGAATCAGATTCTCGGTTTACATCGTACCGGAATTACTCCGTTCTTGTTTCCTTTGCCGAACGATCTTTCCGAAGAGGAAGTGGAATATCAACAAAAGGTCGCTTCTTGGGCTAAATTAGAAACTTCTTATGCAAGTTTGCAAGGACTTCGTCCCGAAACCTTAACGCCCGCGCTTGCGGATTCTCCCGTCGGTTTAGCAAGTTGGATCATTGAAAAGTTTCAAAGATGGGGAGATTGCAACGGCGATCTCGACAAACATTTCGGAAGAGATAAGTTATTGGACAATCTTTCTTTGCATTGGTTCGGAGGCGCGGGCGCCGCTTCGATTCGTTTGTATCGGGAAGTGGGTCGCAATCCCGGCCTGAGCGGAAAGGTAAACCTGCCGACCGCGATCATTATGCCCTTGCGCGACGGGATCACGGTTCCCGCTCCTCGCAGATGGGCGGAGCGTTTTTACGATGTTAGGCGATGGACCGTTATGGAGCGAGGAGGGCATTTTTCGGAATGGGAAATTCCTCAAGAAGTCGCCGAAGACGTTCGGGATTTTTTCACTTCGATCAAAGTGTAG
- a CDS encoding acyl-CoA thioesterase: protein METLEKKQEVQKEIKLFSHTLKVRWTDQDENGHVNNGVYQSYFHEARVAAFDETGLSLSELRQRNIGPVILKAELEYKLELKYPDTARITTRFEAQKGSRVLTIQDLFRVSDGALVCSAKFHGLFMDLKKMRPYKVSDEEAARLA from the coding sequence ATGGAAACTCTTGAAAAGAAACAGGAAGTTCAAAAGGAAATTAAGTTATTTTCTCATACGCTCAAAGTGCGCTGGACGGATCAGGACGAGAACGGTCACGTAAACAACGGCGTTTATCAGAGTTACTTTCACGAAGCGAGAGTGGCCGCTTTCGACGAAACCGGTTTGAGTTTGAGCGAACTCAGACAAAGAAACATCGGTCCCGTAATTTTAAAGGCCGAACTCGAGTATAAACTCGAATTAAAATATCCCGATACGGCTCGCATCACCACTCGTTTCGAAGCGCAAAAAGGAAGTAGGGTTTTAACGATTCAGGATCTTTTTCGCGTGTCGGACGGAGCGCTGGTTTGTTCCGCTAAGTTCCACGGTTTGTTTATGGATCTCAAAAAAATGCGTCCCTATAAGGTCTCGGACGAGGAGGCGGCGCGATTGGCCTAA
- a CDS encoding LysR family transcriptional regulator has translation MEFRQIRYFLEIRDAGTFQKAAGKLGLTQPALSRQIFLLEKELGTSLFERGPRQVRLTHEGEVFLSYAIRMKELWEELRSGMKEPGRELSGEFSISAGGTVSAWILPPILKKIRKDHPDLVLSVREGDSLETKESILLNEVDLGILTGPVNEPGLISREFLSDRILPVAPKTHPIFQKKKQTLKDIKDESFVFFHPASAIRKAVEKRIRSLGKEFRPKIGMELRSVESVIKSIEADLGIGFLSEYSLTPKLRAIPIPELIVERKFFLCHKKTIRPGLSKLADAIIQESKRL, from the coding sequence ATGGAATTCAGACAGATCCGATACTTTCTCGAAATCAGGGACGCGGGAACGTTTCAAAAGGCCGCCGGAAAATTGGGCCTCACACAACCCGCACTTTCGCGTCAGATTTTTCTTTTGGAAAAGGAATTGGGAACCTCCCTTTTCGAAAGAGGCCCTAGACAAGTGCGTTTGACGCACGAAGGCGAAGTATTTCTAAGTTACGCGATCCGAATGAAGGAACTTTGGGAAGAATTAAGATCCGGAATGAAAGAACCTGGCCGCGAACTTTCCGGGGAATTTTCCATATCGGCGGGAGGAACCGTATCCGCGTGGATTCTTCCTCCGATCTTAAAAAAGATCCGAAAGGATCATCCCGATCTCGTACTTTCGGTGCGCGAAGGAGATTCGTTGGAAACAAAAGAATCGATTTTGTTAAACGAAGTGGATCTGGGAATTCTTACCGGACCCGTAAACGAACCCGGACTGATTTCCAGAGAATTTCTTTCGGATCGGATCTTACCGGTCGCGCCGAAAACACATCCGATCTTTCAAAAGAAAAAACAAACCCTAAAGGATATCAAGGATGAATCCTTCGTGTTCTTTCATCCCGCGTCCGCCATCCGGAAAGCAGTGGAAAAAAGGATCCGTTCTCTCGGAAAAGAATTTCGTCCTAAGATCGGAATGGAACTGAGAAGCGTCGAGTCCGTGATCAAAAGTATCGAAGCGGATCTTGGAATCGGTTTTTTATCCGAGTACAGTCTCACTCCGAAACTCAGGGCGATTCCGATTCCGGAACTGATCGTGGAAAGAAAATTCTTTCTTTGTCATAAGAAAACGATCCGCCCCGGTTTGTCGAAACTCGCGGACGCGATCATACAAGAATCAAAACGGTTATAA
- a CDS encoding LIC13305 family lipoprotein — translation MIVSFSVAALITGCSSKKEKDDSSFFLLSLLFQQDRAENYDREVEIVTHAVPPTIPNSSYSFDLSYTDQDLEYYKSLLRAQIAKYPRGYWIKGRAEKIFLVKYILSPSGGAKGLSNAMNQNSIILSVGESLPGCNCDDQLISTIHHELTHNVDFARLGYNYYTQPDWYLLNPSGFQYGSLSPNDYPQWTDLIHPISGFLSYYSSTNALEDRAVIASALFGDSMLYANLLNWCPTDFYLSRKAHQLASDLNRFWPFEGPDTFWKTRVSGILNSCK, via the coding sequence ATGATTGTATCTTTCTCCGTTGCCGCGTTGATTACGGGCTGTTCTTCCAAAAAGGAAAAAGATGATTCTTCCTTTTTTCTATTATCCTTGCTGTTTCAGCAGGATCGTGCGGAAAACTATGACCGGGAGGTCGAGATCGTTACCCACGCTGTGCCGCCTACAATTCCGAATAGTTCGTATTCTTTCGATTTAAGTTATACCGATCAGGATTTGGAATATTACAAATCTCTTTTGCGTGCACAAATTGCGAAATATCCGAGAGGATATTGGATCAAAGGAAGAGCGGAAAAAATCTTTCTCGTTAAATACATTCTTTCTCCAAGCGGAGGAGCCAAAGGCCTTTCCAATGCTATGAATCAGAACTCGATCATCTTATCGGTTGGAGAATCGCTTCCCGGTTGCAATTGCGACGATCAGTTGATCTCCACGATTCATCACGAACTTACGCATAACGTGGATTTTGCGCGATTGGGATACAACTATTATACGCAACCGGATTGGTATTTGTTGAATCCATCGGGTTTTCAATACGGAAGTCTTTCTCCGAACGATTATCCTCAGTGGACCGACCTCATTCATCCTATTTCCGGGTTTCTGAGTTATTATTCTTCGACCAATGCGCTGGAGGATCGTGCCGTGATTGCTTCGGCTCTATTCGGAGATTCGATGTTGTATGCAAATTTGCTCAATTGGTGTCCCACGGATTTTTATCTATCACGGAAGGCGCATCAACTCGCATCCGATCTGAATCGGTTTTGGCCGTTTGAAGGTCCCGATACGTTTTGGAAAACTAGAGTTTCGGGTATTCTAAACTCTTGTAAGTGA
- a CDS encoding DMT family transporter — MPSNASAKFYVLLVIAMISWGFAWPSAKLIVGDQHPNVIIFWRFLATAISLLPVVLWRKESLRLPNKNTLFQVAIGGLLYTIYNQFFLLGLKNGLAGAGGVLVTTMNPIFTYVLVHSFQKKLPSAREGIGLLLGLVGGCILLRLWELDLNSLFLSGNIFFLLCAFSWAFLSMNSHSTGQTISPLVYSFYVFTIGTILDFFLAIPYGVENALNSGPHFWFHILYLSVISTTFGTTVYFFASTKLGSRVASSFIFLVPVTALFGSWIFLDEIPSFTTTVGGTFAVLAVFLLNRTKNGEDQKEKH; from the coding sequence ATGCCATCGAATGCTAGCGCAAAGTTCTACGTTCTTCTCGTAATTGCCATGATCTCTTGGGGTTTTGCCTGGCCTTCCGCAAAGCTCATCGTAGGAGATCAACATCCGAACGTAATCATCTTCTGGAGATTTTTAGCGACCGCGATTTCTCTTCTTCCCGTCGTTCTCTGGAGAAAAGAATCTCTGCGTCTTCCGAATAAAAACACCTTGTTTCAAGTCGCGATCGGCGGACTTCTTTATACGATCTACAATCAATTCTTTCTTTTGGGTTTGAAGAACGGACTCGCGGGCGCCGGAGGAGTTCTCGTGACGACGATGAATCCGATCTTTACCTATGTGCTCGTTCATTCGTTTCAGAAAAAACTTCCGTCCGCGAGGGAAGGAATCGGTCTTTTGCTCGGGCTTGTGGGCGGTTGTATTCTTCTCAGGCTTTGGGAACTCGATTTGAATTCTCTGTTCTTATCCGGAAATATTTTCTTTCTTCTTTGCGCGTTCAGCTGGGCGTTCTTGAGCATGAACAGTCACAGCACGGGACAAACGATTTCTCCTCTCGTTTACAGTTTTTACGTTTTTACGATCGGAACGATTTTGGATTTTTTTCTTGCCATTCCTTACGGAGTGGAGAATGCGTTAAACAGCGGACCTCATTTTTGGTTCCACATACTTTATCTTTCCGTAATATCCACGACCTTCGGGACGACGGTTTATTTTTTCGCTTCCACAAAACTGGGTTCTAGGGTCGCGAGTTCGTTTATCTTTTTGGTTCCCGTGACGGCGCTTTTCGGAAGTTGGATTTTTTTAGACGAGATTCCGAGTTTTACGACCACCGTCGGCGGAACCTTTGCCGTACTGGCGGTTTTTCTTTTAAACCGAACTAAGAACGGAGAGGATCAAAAGGAAAAACATTAA
- the leuD gene encoding 3-isopropylmalate dehydratase small subunit yields the protein MKAWTSHSGTAVPLYRKDIDTDQILPKQFMKKTERTGFGVHLFHNWRYTDEEGKKENPDFILNQTRYRSASVLVAGENFGCGSSREHAPWALADYGFKAVIAPSFADIFFGNCAKNGIALVKLSQKETEEILSFLNERENAEVYIDLDALVVIANGKKYEFVLADSLVNRIRNGWDDVDLTMKQIQKIESFETVLV from the coding sequence ATGAAAGCATGGACAAGCCACTCGGGAACCGCGGTTCCTTTGTATCGAAAAGACATCGATACGGATCAGATTCTTCCGAAACAATTTATGAAAAAAACGGAACGCACCGGTTTCGGAGTTCATCTGTTTCACAACTGGAGATATACGGACGAGGAAGGTAAAAAGGAAAATCCGGATTTTATTCTCAATCAAACTCGTTATAGAAGCGCGAGCGTTTTGGTCGCGGGGGAGAATTTCGGATGCGGTTCCAGTAGGGAACACGCGCCCTGGGCTCTGGCGGATTACGGGTTTAAAGCGGTGATCGCTCCTTCGTTTGCGGATATATTCTTCGGAAACTGCGCGAAGAACGGAATCGCCTTGGTCAAACTTTCCCAAAAAGAAACCGAGGAAATTCTCTCCTTCTTGAACGAAAGGGAGAATGCGGAAGTTTACATAGACTTGGACGCGTTAGTAGTCATTGCAAACGGAAAAAAATACGAGTTCGTTTTGGCGGATTCTTTAGTGAATCGGATTCGAAACGGATGGGACGACGTGGATTTGACGATGAAGCAGATTCAAAAGATCGAAAGTTTCGAAACGGTTCTCGTTTAA
- a CDS encoding fatty acid desaturase, protein MEVKIKNNPAPKETLGSVRETLSDETFANPAYKGIGYFLRDLFFFGVVITLLWNVDSWYILPFLWFFAGMTIAALFVVGHDCAHEALFKSKFLQYWIGQIAMLPSLHAFNQWAYGHNRIHHGHTIKRQGDFVWHPATAEEYAKFGIFKKLMHRFFWSAWGGGFYYMVEVWLKGMVLFTAPMKEAGRDKWIMISFALASSGLVFYFGGSANGVFDAGAGLWMFTKVCLVPFIAWNYFMGITVYVHHIHSEIPWKTKEEWTPYYGQMKGTINYHINPVMNFFFHNIFIHMPHHVHMKIPFYNLKRALNEIKAVYGEHVLERDTIFGDYFKSTSRCKVIDSETGKWMTYREARNVETDTDDEELEIIPA, encoded by the coding sequence ATGGAAGTGAAAATTAAAAACAACCCTGCGCCGAAGGAAACCCTTGGCTCGGTTCGGGAAACCCTGTCGGATGAAACTTTTGCAAATCCGGCCTATAAGGGGATCGGTTACTTTTTGAGAGATCTGTTTTTTTTCGGAGTGGTCATCACGCTCCTTTGGAACGTGGACAGCTGGTACATTCTTCCTTTTTTATGGTTTTTTGCGGGAATGACGATCGCGGCCTTGTTTGTGGTCGGTCACGACTGCGCGCACGAAGCATTGTTCAAAAGTAAATTTCTCCAGTATTGGATCGGACAAATCGCAATGCTTCCTTCCTTACACGCGTTCAATCAGTGGGCGTACGGACACAACAGAATCCACCACGGACATACGATCAAAAGACAAGGCGATTTCGTATGGCATCCGGCGACAGCGGAAGAATATGCTAAATTTGGAATATTCAAAAAATTGATGCATAGATTCTTCTGGTCGGCTTGGGGTGGCGGCTTTTATTATATGGTCGAGGTTTGGTTGAAAGGAATGGTCCTTTTCACCGCTCCAATGAAGGAAGCGGGAAGGGACAAGTGGATTATGATTTCTTTCGCGTTGGCTTCCTCCGGTTTGGTTTTTTACTTCGGCGGTTCCGCAAACGGAGTTTTCGACGCGGGCGCGGGCTTATGGATGTTTACGAAGGTTTGTTTGGTTCCTTTTATCGCTTGGAATTACTTTATGGGAATCACGGTTTACGTTCATCATATCCATTCCGAAATCCCTTGGAAAACCAAGGAAGAATGGACTCCTTATTACGGACAGATGAAAGGAACCATCAACTACCATATCAATCCCGTTATGAACTTCTTCTTTCACAATATTTTCATTCATATGCCGCATCACGTTCATATGAAAATTCCGTTCTACAATCTGAAACGCGCATTGAACGAAATCAAAGCCGTTTACGGCGAACACGTTTTGGAAAGGGATACGATTTTCGGAGATTATTTTAAATCGACTTCCCGTTGTAAGGTGATCGATTCCGAAACCGGAAAATGGATGACCTACCGCGAAGCGAGAAACGTGGAAACGGATACGGACGATGAAGAATTGGAGATCATTCCCGCGTAA
- a CDS encoding LysR family transcriptional regulator, whose protein sequence is MNLESITDLELFEAVCSEGNFAKAARKTRTSLPTISKRISRLERALKTTLFERTTRTIRLTEAGIRFRLRTDKILNELRMAEKEANVEKELKGKIKITAPAPFATRILPSVLSEFGNLYPEIQLETVFGNEKFNLIEDSFDLGIRIMKPIRTNRCKVLMSNPIVATASPQFLERVGTPNHIQELENYNVFYVDEHSSVKIPGTKKKISELSKHRGIRSNNGSFLTETIAEGADGILFRSLWDVETLLRSGKLKRIFPNLILDSNTSVCLLFPSGENPPKRVLRFQKFLESKLEGWNL, encoded by the coding sequence ATGAATCTAGAAAGTATAACCGACTTGGAATTGTTCGAAGCGGTTTGTTCGGAAGGGAATTTCGCAAAGGCCGCCCGTAAAACGAGAACTTCCTTACCCACGATCAGCAAAAGAATTTCCAGATTGGAACGGGCCCTCAAGACCACGTTGTTCGAAAGAACGACGAGAACGATCCGTCTCACGGAAGCGGGAATCCGTTTTCGACTCAGAACGGACAAGATTCTAAACGAATTGAGAATGGCCGAAAAGGAAGCGAACGTAGAAAAGGAACTCAAAGGAAAAATCAAGATCACGGCGCCCGCGCCCTTTGCGACGAGAATCCTACCTTCCGTTCTCTCCGAGTTCGGAAATCTTTATCCGGAAATTCAACTCGAGACGGTTTTCGGAAACGAAAAATTCAACCTCATCGAGGACAGTTTCGATTTGGGAATTCGAATCATGAAACCGATCCGAACGAACCGTTGTAAGGTATTGATGTCCAACCCGATCGTCGCGACGGCCTCTCCCCAATTTCTGGAACGGGTCGGAACTCCGAATCATATTCAAGAATTAGAAAATTATAATGTGTTTTACGTGGATGAACATTCGAGCGTAAAAATCCCCGGAACAAAAAAGAAAATCTCGGAACTTTCCAAACATCGGGGAATCCGATCGAACAACGGTTCTTTTTTAACCGAGACGATCGCGGAAGGAGCGGACGGAATTTTATTTCGTTCTCTTTGGGATGTGGAAACTCTTTTGCGTTCCGGAAAACTCAAACGGATCTTTCCGAATCTGATTCTGGATTCGAATACTTCCGTTTGTCTTTTGTTTCCTTCGGGAGAAAACCCGCCGAAACGGGTTTTACGATTTCAGAAATTTTTGGAATCCAAACTCGAAGGCTGGAACCTCTGA
- a CDS encoding DUF1801 domain-containing protein encodes MPVKKQKANTISSRFQNPKVAEVFKEYPNAVREKLLALRELIFETAGSIDGVGNLEETLKWGQPSYLTPTTKSGSTIRIDKLPAQDDRYAIYFHCQTNLVSTFRELFPKRFDFEGDRAIRLNVKDPLPKKELGVCISLALTYHLDKRKKK; translated from the coding sequence ATGCCCGTAAAAAAACAAAAAGCAAATACGATCTCTTCGCGTTTTCAAAACCCGAAGGTCGCCGAAGTTTTTAAGGAATATCCGAATGCGGTCCGTGAAAAATTATTGGCTCTTCGAGAATTGATTTTTGAAACCGCAGGTTCGATCGACGGTGTGGGAAATTTGGAAGAAACCTTAAAGTGGGGGCAACCGAGTTATCTGACTCCGACCACAAAAAGCGGAAGTACGATCCGAATCGACAAACTCCCCGCGCAAGACGATCGATACGCGATCTACTTCCATTGTCAGACGAACTTGGTTTCCACCTTTCGAGAACTTTTTCCGAAACGATTCGACTTCGAAGGAGATCGTGCGATTCGTTTAAACGTAAAAGATCCTCTTCCTAAAAAAGAACTCGGCGTTTGTATCTCTCTCGCGCTTACCTATCATCTGGATAAAAGAAAAAAGAAGTAG
- the lpxD gene encoding UDP-3-O-(3-hydroxymyristoyl)glucosamine N-acyltransferase, which translates to MKAKDLAKTLGVELKGNGETDVIGVGDIENHSNVQSNRIYYFEAKKYFNSNPKAKEVKLALTIPALADEFPSALIVPENQARLKFIELLSLFEKKPKPTAFVSSKASIHESAKIGKNVTIMDFVVIQENVEIGDNCQIYPNVVLESGVKIGEGTVLKSGVVVAYDCILGKHNLIHSNTVIGADGFGFYDKGGVRYKVPQIGNSVIGDYVEMGACCTVDRATIETTTVGNYTKFDDHVHIAHNCRVGNYVYIAGGTVLAGSVTLEDGVIMGGQAAVAEGITMKKGSILMGMSGLTEDSTEKVAYFGIPAKPALEMHRIHSSMAKLPELVREHRNRAKN; encoded by the coding sequence ATGAAAGCCAAAGACTTAGCGAAAACACTGGGTGTAGAACTTAAGGGAAACGGCGAAACGGATGTGATCGGAGTCGGAGACATCGAAAATCATTCCAACGTTCAATCGAATCGAATTTATTATTTCGAAGCGAAGAAATATTTTAATTCCAATCCGAAAGCGAAGGAAGTGAAATTGGCGCTCACCATTCCCGCGTTAGCCGACGAGTTTCCTTCCGCGTTGATCGTTCCGGAAAATCAAGCCCGTCTTAAATTTATCGAACTTCTTTCCTTGTTTGAAAAAAAACCGAAACCGACCGCGTTCGTCTCGAGCAAAGCGAGCATTCATGAAAGCGCAAAAATCGGTAAGAACGTTACGATCATGGACTTTGTCGTGATCCAAGAGAACGTCGAGATCGGAGATAATTGTCAAATTTATCCGAACGTGGTTCTTGAAAGCGGAGTTAAGATCGGAGAAGGAACCGTATTGAAATCGGGAGTGGTCGTCGCTTACGATTGTATTCTCGGGAAACACAATCTCATCCATTCCAACACGGTGATCGGCGCGGACGGATTCGGTTTTTACGATAAAGGCGGAGTTCGTTATAAGGTTCCACAAATTGGAAACTCCGTGATCGGAGATTACGTGGAAATGGGAGCTTGTTGCACCGTGGATCGAGCTACGATCGAAACGACCACGGTTGGAAATTATACGAAGTTCGACGATCACGTTCACATCGCTCACAACTGCAGAGTGGGTAACTATGTTTATATCGCCGGAGGAACCGTTCTCGCGGGTTCGGTGACTTTGGAAGACGGAGTGATTATGGGCGGTCAAGCGGCCGTTGCGGAAGGAATTACGATGAAGAAAGGATCGATTCTGATGGGAATGTCCGGTCTTACCGAAGACAGCACGGAAAAGGTCGCGTACTTCGGAATTCCCGCAAAACCAGCGTTAGAAATGCATAGAATTCATTCTTCGATGGCAAAACTTCCCGAGCTCGTTCGGGAACATAGAAACCGCGCTAAGAATTGA
- the leuC gene encoding 3-isopropylmalate dehydratase large subunit — MTGRTLYDKIWESRVVVKDGEEDILYVDRHLLHEVTSPQAFTALKEKGRSVRKTERTLAIMDHNVSTRNRDWNGAGEISRKQMELLSKNCADFGVELLDIHHPDQGVVHVVGPELGLTLPGTVIACGDSHTSTHGAFGAFALGIGTSEIEHVLATQTIRLKKSKNLLIKIEGELSSDVSAKDLSLYLIGKIGTNGGQGYVIEYAGDVIRKMSMEGRMTLCNLCIEAGARAGLVAPDQTTFDYLKGKDYSPKGEEYNQKVEYWKTLKSDEDAVYDKTIVLNAEEVSPMVTWGTNPGQVVPVLSKVPDPDSFSDAEARAAARRSIEYMGLKPGEELRSVKIDKVFIGSCTNARIEDIRKAAKTAQGRKVSSNVTAIVVPGSGRVKRQAEAEGLDRILIEAGFEWRLPGCSMCLGMNDDYLLPGERCASTSNRNFEGRQGRGGRTHLVSPESAVVAAVLGRFGTAKELEEQKV, encoded by the coding sequence ATGACGGGCAGAACATTATACGATAAGATTTGGGAATCCAGAGTCGTCGTGAAGGACGGAGAAGAGGACATTTTGTATGTGGATAGACATCTTCTTCACGAAGTGACTTCTCCTCAGGCGTTTACGGCTTTGAAGGAAAAGGGAAGATCGGTGCGGAAAACGGAAAGAACGCTTGCGATCATGGATCATAACGTTTCCACGAGAAATCGGGATTGGAACGGCGCGGGAGAAATTTCCAGAAAGCAGATGGAACTTCTTTCCAAAAACTGCGCGGACTTCGGCGTCGAGCTGTTGGACATCCATCATCCCGATCAGGGAGTGGTTCACGTCGTCGGACCCGAACTGGGGCTTACGTTACCCGGAACCGTGATCGCTTGCGGCGATTCTCACACTTCCACGCACGGGGCGTTCGGAGCCTTTGCGTTGGGAATCGGAACCAGCGAGATCGAACACGTTCTTGCGACTCAAACGATCCGTTTGAAAAAATCGAAAAACCTTTTGATCAAAATCGAAGGAGAACTTTCTTCGGACGTTTCCGCAAAGGACTTGTCTCTTTACTTGATCGGTAAGATCGGAACGAACGGCGGTCAAGGTTACGTGATCGAATACGCGGGCGATGTGATCCGCAAAATGTCCATGGAAGGAAGAATGACTCTTTGCAATCTTTGTATCGAAGCGGGTGCGAGAGCCGGTCTTGTCGCTCCCGATCAGACCACGTTCGATTATCTGAAGGGAAAGGATTATTCTCCGAAAGGCGAAGAGTATAATCAAAAAGTGGAATATTGGAAAACCTTAAAGTCCGACGAGGACGCGGTTTACGACAAAACGATCGTATTGAACGCGGAAGAAGTTTCTCCTATGGTCACATGGGGAACCAATCCGGGACAGGTCGTTCCGGTTTTATCCAAGGTTCCCGATCCGGATTCTTTTTCGGACGCGGAAGCGAGAGCCGCCGCGAGAAGATCCATCGAATACATGGGATTAAAACCGGGAGAAGAACTTCGTTCCGTAAAGATCGACAAGGTTTTTATCGGTTCGTGCACCAACGCTCGTATCGAAGACATCCGAAAGGCCGCCAAAACCGCGCAAGGAAGGAAGGTTTCGTCTAACGTAACCGCGATCGTCGTGCCCGGTTCGGGAAGAGTCAAACGTCAAGCGGAAGCGGAAGGTTTGGATCGGATTCTGATCGAAGCCGGCTTTGAGTGGAGATTGCCCGGATGTTCCATGTGTCTCGGAATGAACGACGATTATCTGCTTCCCGGTGAAAGATGCGCGTCCACTTCCAATCGCAACTTCGAAGGACGTCAAGGAAGAGGAGGTCGTACGCATCTGGTCAGCCCCGAAAGCGCTGTGGTCGCGGCGGTTTTGGGAAGATTCGGAACCGCAAAAGAATTGGAGGAACAAAAAGTATGA
- a CDS encoding TetR/AcrR family transcriptional regulator, translating into MKQATLKQDPAKERILKATVRLFYEKGYSDTGINEILSEAEAFKKSLYRYFPSKKDLGISYLTFQENQIIGLAEIMMNKYDQYQDFVEAWIKFIQRRLRTTYRFGCPLANFAVQTRHEPELRERILESIDRWNRSFTMYFSRPIWKKKKSLNSKTALEFSEKALFLYQGAMQLYGATGNKKFIDRLETELLKLEEAI; encoded by the coding sequence ATGAAACAGGCGACTCTCAAGCAAGATCCCGCAAAGGAAAGAATTCTCAAAGCGACCGTAAGACTTTTTTATGAAAAAGGTTATTCGGACACGGGGATCAACGAAATTCTAAGCGAAGCGGAAGCGTTTAAAAAAAGTCTATATCGTTATTTTCCTTCCAAGAAGGATCTCGGGATTAGTTATCTTACCTTTCAGGAAAATCAGATCATCGGCTTAGCCGAAATCATGATGAATAAATACGACCAATATCAGGACTTTGTCGAGGCGTGGATTAAGTTTATCCAAAGGAGGCTCCGAACGACGTATCGTTTCGGTTGTCCTCTCGCGAACTTTGCGGTGCAAACGCGTCACGAACCCGAGCTCAGAGAAAGAATTTTGGAATCCATCGATCGTTGGAACCGAAGTTTTACGATGTATTTTTCCCGTCCGATTTGGAAAAAGAAAAAGTCCCTCAATTCCAAAACAGCTCTTGAATTTTCCGAAAAGGCTTTGTTTTTATACCAAGGCGCGATGCAACTCTACGGAGCCACCGGGAATAAGAAGTTCATCGACCGCTTGGAAACGGAACTTCTGAAACTGGAAGAAGCGATCTGA